A single Oryza brachyantha chromosome 8, ObraRS2, whole genome shotgun sequence DNA region contains:
- the LOC102710805 gene encoding patatin-like protein 2, which translates to MAPVQTPEQTSGSLTVSPVPVAQRVLSRGKSLLSPSTPRSPPPSYGSIVTVLSIDGGGVRGIIPGTILAFLEEKLQEMDGPEARLADYFDVIAGTSTGGLVTAMLTAPDDQGRPLFAARDINEFYLEHCPKIFPPVSKGPLGLIKSLAGPKYDGRHLHSVVQELLAGKRVHETITNIVVPTFDIKLLQPTIFSTYEAKKDVSKDALLSDVCISTSAAPTYLPGHRFETKDKDGKPREFNLIDGGVAANNPTLLAMTHVTKQILLGNPDFFPIKPADYGKFMILSLGTGSAKVEEKFDAVESARWGVLGWLYNKGGATPLIDSFSQASADLVDIHASVLFQALRCERRYLRVQDDELTGDAASVDVSTPENLRRLVGVGRALLQRPACKVNVETGRNEPDMDRGTNEEELERFAKMLSEERKARLQRKQGSMKN; encoded by the exons ATGGCGCCCGTGCAGACGCCGGAGCAGACCAGCGGGTCGCTGACGGTGAGCCCGGTGCCGGTGGCGCAGCGGGTGCTGAGCCGCGGCAAGTCGCTGctgtcgccgtcgacgccgaggtcgccgccgccgtcgtacgGGAGCATCGTGACCGTGCTGagcatcgacggcggcggcgtccgcggcATCATCCCGGGCACCATCCTCGCGTTCCTGGAGGAGAAGCTGCAGGAGATGGACGGCCCGGAGGCTCGGCTCGCCGACTACTTCGACGTGATCGCCGGGACGAGCACCGGCGGGCTGGTGACCGCCATGCTCACGGCGCCGGACGACCAGGGGCGCCCGCTCTTCGCCGCCAGGGACATCAACGAGTTCTACCTCGAGCACTGCCCCAAGATCTTCCCTCCCGTCAGCAAGGGGCCCCTTGGCCTGATCAAGAGCCTGGCCGGGCCGAAGTACGACGGCCGGCACCTCCACTCCGTCGTGCAGGAGCTGCTCGCCGGCAAGCGCGTCCACGAGACGATCACCAACATCGTCGTCCCGACCTTCGACATCAAGCTCCTCCAGCCCACCATCTTCTCCACCTACGAA GCTAAAAAGGACGTGTCCAAGGACGCCCTCCTGTCGGACGTGTGCATcagcacgtcggcggcgccgacgtaCCTCCCCGGCCACCGCTTCGAGACCAAGGACAAGGACGGCAAGCCCCGGGAATTCAACCtcatcgacggcggcgtcgccgccaaCAATCCG ACGCTGCTGGCGATGACCCACGTAACGAAGCAGATCCTGCTGGGCAACCCGGACTTCTTCCCGATCAAGCCGGCGGACTACGGCAAGTTCATGATCCTCTCGCTGGGCACCGGCTCGGCCAAGGTCGAGGAGAAGTTCGACGCCGTCGAGAGCGCGCGGTGGGGCGTCCTCGGGTGGCTCTACAACAAGGGCGGCGCGACGCCGCTGATCGACAGCTTCAGCCAGGCCAGCGCCGACCTCGTCGACATCCACGCCTCCGTGCTCTTCCAGGCGCTGCGCTGCGAGCGGCGGTACCTCCGCGTCCAGGACGAcgagctcaccggcgacgcgGCGTCCGTCGACGTCTCCACGCCGGAGAACCTGCGGCGGCTGGTCGGCGTCGGCAGGGCGCTCCTCCAGAGGCCGGCGTGCAAGGTGAACGTCGAGACCGGCAGGAACGAGCCCGACATGGACAGAGGCACCAACGAGGAGGAGCTGGAGCGTTTCGCCAAGATGCTGTCGGAGGAACGCAAGGCCAGGCTCCAGCGAAAGCAAGGGAGCATGAAGAACTAG
- the LOC102722889 gene encoding patatin-like protein 2, translating into MKPAVEQSNGSSALTLNPAAAAHRAVGGQPSSPCTPRSPPPSYGSIVTVLSIDGGGVRGIIPGTILAFLEEKLQEIDGPEARIADYFDVVAGTSTGGLVTAMLTAPDDQGRPLFAAKGINDFYLEHSPKIFPPRRSNLGLIKSLMSGPKYDGKYLHSVVQKLLGDKRVNQTLTNVVIPTFDIKLLQPITFSRFDAQNDESKNALLSDVCISTSAAPTYLPGHRFETKDKDGNSRAFNLIDGGVAANNPTLLAMTHVSKQILLGNKDFFPIKPTDYGKFMILSLGTGSAKIEQKYDATQSSKWGILDWLYHDGSTPLIDSFSQASADLVDIHASVLFQALRCQRSYLRIQDDELTGDAASVDVSTPENLRRLVDVGRALLKKPACKVNVETGRNEPDMDRGTNEEELKHFAEMLSEERKARLLKKFNVQ; encoded by the exons ATGAAGCCAGCCGTGGAGCAGAGCAACGGGTCGTCAGCACTGACTCTgaacccggcggcggcggcgcaccgtGCCGTCGGGGGgcagccgtcgtcgccgtgcacgcccaggtcgccgccgccgtcgtacgGGAGCATCGTAACCGTGCTGagcatcgacggcggcggcgtccgcggcATCATCCCGGGCACCATCCTCGCGTTTCTGGAGGAGAAGCTGCAGGAGATAGACGGCCCGGAGGCTCGGATCGCCGACTACTTCGACGTGGTCGCCGGGACGAGCACCGGCGGGCTGGTGACCGCCATGCTTACGGCGCCGGACGACCAGGGACGGCCGCTCTTCGCCGCCAAGGGGATCAACGACTTCTACCTCGAGCACAGCCCCAAGATCTTCCCTCCCAGACGAAG CAACCTGGGATTGATCAAGAGCCTCATGTCTGGGCCAAAGTACGACGGCAAGTACCTCCACTCCGTGGTGCAGAAGCTGCTCGGCGACAAGCGTGTCAACCAGACGCTCACCAACGTCGTCATCCCGACCTTCGACATCAAGCTCCTCCAGCCCATCACCTTCTCCAGATTCGAT GCCCAGAACGATGAGTCCAAGAACGCTCTCCTGTCGGACGTGTGCATcagcacgtcggcggcgccgacgtaCCTCCCCGGCCACCGCTTCGAGACCAAGGACAAGGACGGCAACTCCCGGGCCTTCAACCtcatcgacggcggcgtcgccgccaaCAATCCG ACGCTGCTGGCAATGACCCACGTAAGCAAGCAGATCCTGCTGGGCAACAAGGACTTCTTCCCGATCAAGCCGACGGACTACGGCAAGTTCATGATCCTGTCGCTCGGCACCGGGTCGGCCAAGATCGAGCAGAAGTACGACGCCACCCAGTCCAGCAAGTGGGGGATCCTCGACTGGCTGTACCACGACGGCTCGACGCCGCTGATCGACAGCTTCAGCCAGGCCAGCGCCGACCTCGTCGACATCCACGCCTCCGTGCTCTTCCAGGCGCTGCGCTGCCAGAGGAGCTACCTTCGCATCCAGGACGAcgagctcaccggcgacgcgGCATCCGTCGACGTCTCCACGCCGGAGAACCTGAGGCGGCTGGTCGACGTCGGCAGGGCGCTCCTCAAGAAGCCGGCGTGCAAGGTGAACGTGGAGACCGGCAGGAACGAGCCCGACATGGACAGGGGCACCAACGAGGAGGAGCTGAAGCATTTCGCCGAGATGCTGTCGGAGGAACGCAAGGCTAGGCTCCTGAAGAAGTTCAACGTTCAGTGa